In Neodiprion pinetum isolate iyNeoPine1 chromosome 6, iyNeoPine1.2, whole genome shotgun sequence, one genomic interval encodes:
- the LOC124221553 gene encoding farnesol dehydrogenase-like yields MDRWVGKAAIVTGASAGIGEKIAEALVKEGLLVIGLGRRLENLKALEKRLEGAKGKFYPKQCDITNTEEFQGVFKWVDTKFGGVHVLVNNAGLWTPKRFIDDDIEGFRKILDLNVMASAVGVKEAVASMRRRNIAGHIININSVLGHWLSFENPSSLYSTTKYAITVMTETVRRDLVAVGSKIKITSISRGVVKTDIVRAAGLPASEDYFSKCPCLEPEDIAAGLVYVLGTPEHVQITELTIRPVGEVL; encoded by the exons ATGGATCGTTGGGTCGGTAAAGCTGCAATCGTGACCGGTGCCAGTGCGGGAATAGGTGAAAAAATCGCCGAAGCTCTCGTCAAGGAGGGTTTATTGGTCATTGGACTTGGCAGGCGATTGGAGAACTTGAAAGCACTGGAAAAACGGCTCGAGGGAGCTAAAGGAAAGTTTTATCCAAAGCAGTGTGACATTACCAACACGGAAGAATTTCAGGGCGTTTTTAAATGGGTTGATACAAAATTTGGAGGTGTCCACGTCCTCGTTAACAACGCTGGTCTTTGGACTCCTAAGCGATTCATTG ATGACGATATTGAGGGATTTCGAAAGATACTCGACCTAAATGTCATGGCGTCTGCCGTCGGTGTGAAAGAAGCCGTGGCTTCAATGCGAAGGCGAAACATAGCGGGTCACATCATCAATATCAACAG CGTATTAGGACATTGGCTCTCCTTTGAGAACCCTAGCAGTCTGTATTCAACCACAAAATATGCAATTACTGTCATGACGGAAACGGTAAGACGGGATCTCGTGGCTGTTGGTAGCAAGATTAAAATTACG AGCATCAGTCGTGGAGTTGTCAAGACGGACATCGTTCGGGCAGCAGGTCTCCCTGCCTCCGAAGATTACTTCAGCAAATGTCCGTGTCTTGAGCCGGAAGATATAGCTGCGGGACTTGTATACGTATTGGGGACCCCGGAACATGTTCAG ATTACGGAATTGACGATACGACCAGTCGGCGAAGTATTGTAA